The following nucleotide sequence is from Gymnodinialimonas sp. 202GB13-11.
AATCTGCAACCCCAGCCCATCCCTGGCCTTGTCGTTCGCCGAAATGCGGTTCATTCTGGCCTTATCAGTGTTTATGAGCGACCATGGCCATCATCTCCGAACACCACATCTTTCTGTCGGAAGACGCCAATGTGGGCCTCCAAACCAGATTGAAAGATGCCATCACCCGCGCCATCTGGGACGGCCGCTTCGCGCCCGGAGATCGGTTGCCCGCCACTCGGGCCTTGGCGAAACATCTTGGCATCAGCCGGATCACCGTTAGCCTTGCCTATGACAGCCTGTTGGCGACAGGCTATATCGTCTCGCTCGCGCGGTCGGGATACTTCGTCGCCCCCGATGCGCCGACGCGGATTGAAACCGTTGGAACGGCTGGCAACGGCACGGTCGAACAGATGGATTGGGCCGCGCGACTTGGCGATCCGCCCAAGGCACTTGGCGCGCAGGCCAACCCGCCCGATTGGCGGCGCTACAAATATCCATTCATCTTTGGTGAGCCGGACGTTGCGCGCTTTCCGGTCGATGATTGGCGGGATTGTGTGCGCCGAGCGTTGGGAAAGCGCCATTTCGAACAGATCGCCTTTGATGCGCGCGACCGAGATGATCCATTTCTGTTGGAGCAGATTGTTCGGCGATCGGTGTCAGGGCGCGGAGTGGCCGCGTCGGTGGAGGAGGTCTTGGTCACAGCCGGGGCGCAAAACGCGCTTTGGTTGATGGTTCAAGTCCTGTTTCCCAAGAGGGAAGGTGTGGTCGCGATTGAGGATCCCGGCTACCCCGAGTTGCGCAACCTCTTGTACCAGCAAGGGCTGACGGTCCGCCCCATCCCGGTTGATCAGGATGGCCTGAGGGTCAGCGAGATTCCGTCTGATGTGCAGGCCGTCTTTGTGACGCCGTCCCATCAAGCGCCCACCGGGGCAACGATGTCCATGGCTCGTCGCAATGAGTTGCTGGAGCGCGCCGAGCAGGATGATTTCATCGTCATCGAGGACGATTACGACTATGAAATGGCCTATGCGTCCCCGGCGCTTCCAGCCCTCAAGTCGCTGGATCGGCGGGGGCGCGTTGTCTATGTCGGCAGCTTCTCAAAATCTATCTTTCCGGGCCTGCGCCTCGGCTATCTGACGGCAGATGCTGCTTTGGTGGAACATGCCCGTGCCATTCGCACGCTCAGCGGTCGCCACCTGCCAGGACTGACACAAAAGACCGTCGCCTATTTCCTTTCCGAGGGGCATTACAATAGCCATTCCCGGCGGATGCGTATGCGCATGTCGCGGCGCAACGAGGTGCTGCGAGAGGCGTTGGGTGCGCAAGGGCTTACACCCGCATTGGAGCGCGTCACAGGCGGCACCACGCTTTGGCTGCGTGGGCCAGATGGCATGATTGACACGGAAATCGTGGCCGCTTTGCGCGAGAAGTCTGTATTGGTCGAGGCCGGATCAGCCTTCTACGCTGACCCCAATCCACCGATGAACCGATTGCGCCTTGGCTTTGCGACAATCGAAACGGCGTTGATCGAAGACGGGGTAGCCCTGATCGCGGAGGCAATCAGGGCGCAAGTCTAGTTTTGCAACGCCTCCCCGGGCCTCCGGCTCACGTCTCAGCCGCCCTCAGGCGCGGGCGCGCTCGGATTTAGGATCGTACATCGGCTTGAGGCTGGCTTCGGCCAAGAAGCGCGTACCGGCGACTTCGATCTCGTAGGTCGATGCCAGCACCTCGTCAGGTTTCTCGCCGGGGCAGGGGACATAGCCCAGGCCAATCGCGCCGCCCAACGTGTGACCATAATTGCCGGAGGTGATGTAGCTGACGACCTCACCATTCCGCACAATCGGCTCTGCATGGAACAGCATCGCCTCCGGGTCGGTCAGCTTGAACTGCACCATGCGCATTTGCAGGCCCTCATCCCGCTTGCGCGCCACAGCGTCTGCGCCGATGAAGTTGTTTTTCTGCTTGCTGACGGCAAAGCCCAGGCCCGCCTCA
It contains:
- a CDS encoding PLP-dependent aminotransferase family protein; translated protein: MAIISEHHIFLSEDANVGLQTRLKDAITRAIWDGRFAPGDRLPATRALAKHLGISRITVSLAYDSLLATGYIVSLARSGYFVAPDAPTRIETVGTAGNGTVEQMDWAARLGDPPKALGAQANPPDWRRYKYPFIFGEPDVARFPVDDWRDCVRRALGKRHFEQIAFDARDRDDPFLLEQIVRRSVSGRGVAASVEEVLVTAGAQNALWLMVQVLFPKREGVVAIEDPGYPELRNLLYQQGLTVRPIPVDQDGLRVSEIPSDVQAVFVTPSHQAPTGATMSMARRNELLERAEQDDFIVIEDDYDYEMAYASPALPALKSLDRRGRVVYVGSFSKSIFPGLRLGYLTADAALVEHARAIRTLSGRHLPGLTQKTVAYFLSEGHYNSHSRRMRMRMSRRNEVLREALGAQGLTPALERVTGGTTLWLRGPDGMIDTEIVAALREKSVLVEAGSAFYADPNPPMNRLRLGFATIETALIEDGVALIAEAIRAQV